Proteins found in one Oribacterium sp. oral taxon 102 genomic segment:
- the lgt gene encoding prolipoprotein diacylglyceryl transferase, with protein sequence MDFANYDIYFPHLGIGIEHLRNSISPFGFRIAFYGILIGIGMILGILVASLDYRRRGRNPDEIQDFALYAIIFSVLGARAYYVIFQWDYYSQHPAEILAIRNGGLAIYGGVLAAILSCAVFTRLRKLSFFDIADSGVLGLILGQAIGRWGNFFNAEAFGGYTDSLLAMRIRQSIVNPNMLGGDVMQHIRHIDGVDYIQVHPTFLYESCWNLLVFLLLLFFSRRKKFEGEIFFLYLGLYGLGRFFIEGLRADSLLFFGTGIAVSQALSLLLVLLSIVSIGVLWYNKTRSQAGV encoded by the coding sequence ATGGATTTTGCAAATTATGATATCTATTTCCCGCATCTCGGGATCGGGATCGAGCATCTTCGGAATTCGATTTCCCCCTTCGGCTTCCGGATTGCCTTCTATGGGATCCTCATCGGCATCGGAATGATTCTGGGAATACTGGTCGCGTCCCTCGACTACCGCCGCCGCGGCAGGAATCCGGATGAGATACAGGACTTCGCGCTCTATGCGATCATTTTTTCGGTGCTGGGCGCGCGGGCGTATTATGTAATTTTCCAGTGGGATTACTATTCACAGCATCCGGCGGAGATTCTGGCGATTCGGAACGGCGGACTCGCGATCTACGGCGGCGTACTCGCGGCGATCCTCAGCTGTGCGGTGTTCACGAGGCTTCGGAAGCTCTCTTTCTTTGACATTGCGGACAGCGGCGTACTCGGGCTGATCCTGGGGCAGGCGATCGGGCGCTGGGGAAATTTCTTTAATGCGGAGGCGTTCGGCGGCTATACGGATTCGCTTCTCGCGATGCGGATACGGCAGAGCATCGTGAACCCGAATATGCTCGGGGGAGATGTGATGCAGCATATCCGGCATATCGACGGGGTGGATTACATTCAGGTACATCCGACATTTCTCTATGAGAGCTGCTGGAACCTGCTGGTCTTCCTGCTGCTTCTCTTCTTTTCGCGGCGGAAGAAGTTTGAGGGAGAAATCTTCTTTCTTTATCTGGGACTCTACGGACTGGGACGCTTCTTCATCGAGGGGCTCCGCGCGGATTCGCTGCTGTTCTTCGGCACGGGGATTGCGGTTTCCCAGGCGCTTTCGCTGCTGCTCGTGCTGCTCAGCATTGTCAGCATAGGTGTATTATGGTACAATAAGACCCGTTCTCAGGCCGGAGTGTAA
- the ligA gene encoding NAD-dependent DNA ligase LigA, giving the protein MEERMQDRMRELVQLLNEAGRAYYQEGREIMPNLRYDALYDELVMLEQKTGIVLSQSPTQKVGYEVLSELPKERHQSPMLSLAKTKEREELRSWLGTQEGLLSWKLDGLTVVLSYEGGSLVKAVTRGNGEIGEVVTGNARAFQNVPARIPFPGSLVLRGEAIISYSDFARINAELPEADAKYKNPRNLCAGSVRQLDPRITRERNVRLLAFALVSALSPEGEALDFENSREHQFAFLSEQGFTVVEHRRVNAETVSAAVQDFENRIADNDFPSDGLVLLYEDIAYGDALGRTAKFPRNAIAFKWSDEEAETVLREVEWSPSRTGLINPVAVFDPVELEGTTVSRASLHNLSYCEELRLGIGDRITVYKANMIIPQIAQNLSGSGTLIPPHLCPACGMETEIRQDRDARTLYCGNPDCPAKRLKNFALLVSRDALHIDGLSEMTLEKLLGHGILRSYRDLFHLEQHREEIVALEGFGERSYEKLCAAVEAARRCSLSRVLYGMGIEGIGLANARELCRHFGEDISRLRAASIEELTAASGIGEVLAENLRRFFSDPKRTEELLGVLAELRLEKELTGEEGAQTLAGKTVAITGTLLHFSSRKELEERIRTAGGKVSGSVSGKTAYLVNNEVASASAKNRKAHELGVPIVTEEEFLRLLEGEE; this is encoded by the coding sequence ATGGAGGAGAGAATGCAGGATAGAATGCGGGAGCTCGTTCAGCTCCTGAACGAGGCGGGCAGGGCGTACTATCAGGAGGGACGGGAGATCATGCCGAATCTCCGCTATGACGCGCTCTATGACGAGCTGGTCATGCTGGAGCAGAAGACGGGAATTGTGCTTTCCCAGTCTCCGACGCAGAAGGTGGGCTATGAGGTGCTTTCGGAGCTTCCGAAGGAACGGCACCAGTCGCCGATGCTCTCCCTCGCCAAGACGAAGGAAAGAGAGGAGCTTCGGAGCTGGCTCGGGACGCAGGAGGGGCTGCTCTCGTGGAAGCTGGACGGGCTGACGGTGGTGCTCAGCTATGAGGGCGGCAGCCTCGTGAAGGCGGTTACCCGCGGCAATGGGGAGATCGGAGAGGTCGTGACCGGAAACGCCCGGGCATTTCAGAACGTACCGGCGCGTATCCCGTTTCCGGGCAGTCTGGTGCTTCGCGGGGAGGCGATCATCAGCTATTCGGATTTCGCGAGGATCAATGCGGAGCTGCCGGAGGCGGACGCGAAGTACAAGAATCCGCGGAACCTCTGTGCGGGCTCGGTACGGCAGCTGGATCCCCGCATTACGAGGGAACGGAATGTCCGCCTGCTCGCCTTCGCCCTCGTTTCCGCGCTTTCTCCGGAGGGGGAGGCACTGGACTTCGAGAACAGCAGAGAACATCAGTTTGCGTTTCTTTCTGAGCAGGGCTTCACCGTCGTGGAGCATCGGCGGGTGAATGCGGAGACGGTTTCCGCGGCAGTGCAGGACTTCGAGAACCGCATTGCGGACAATGACTTCCCCTCGGACGGGCTGGTGTTGCTCTATGAGGATATCGCCTACGGGGACGCACTCGGGCGTACCGCCAAGTTTCCGCGGAATGCCATTGCCTTCAAATGGTCGGATGAGGAGGCAGAGACGGTGCTCCGCGAGGTGGAATGGTCGCCATCCCGGACGGGGCTTATCAATCCGGTAGCGGTATTTGATCCGGTGGAGCTGGAGGGAACGACAGTGAGCCGTGCGAGCCTCCACAATCTTTCCTACTGTGAGGAGCTCCGGCTCGGCATCGGAGACCGTATCACGGTTTACAAGGCAAATATGATTATCCCGCAGATCGCGCAGAACCTGAGCGGCTCCGGAACCCTCATCCCGCCGCATCTCTGCCCTGCCTGCGGTATGGAGACGGAGATCCGGCAGGACAGGGATGCGAGGACGCTCTACTGCGGGAATCCCGACTGTCCGGCGAAGCGGCTCAAAAACTTCGCACTTCTTGTGAGCCGCGATGCGCTGCATATCGACGGGCTCTCCGAGATGACACTGGAGAAGCTGCTGGGGCACGGCATCCTTCGGAGCTATCGGGATCTCTTCCATCTGGAACAACACAGGGAGGAGATTGTCGCACTGGAGGGCTTCGGGGAGCGCTCCTATGAGAAGCTCTGCGCTGCGGTTGAGGCGGCGCGGAGGTGCTCTCTCTCCCGTGTTCTCTATGGAATGGGGATCGAGGGCATCGGCCTCGCCAATGCCAGAGAGCTCTGCCGGCATTTCGGGGAGGATATATCGCGGCTCCGCGCGGCCTCGATAGAGGAGCTGACCGCGGCCTCGGGGATCGGCGAGGTGCTGGCGGAGAATCTGCGGCGCTTCTTTTCCGACCCGAAGCGGACAGAGGAGCTTCTGGGTGTCCTTGCGGAGCTTCGGCTGGAGAAGGAGCTGACCGGGGAGGAGGGCGCGCAGACGCTCGCCGGAAAGACGGTGGCGATTACCGGCACACTCCTGCATTTTTCCAGCCGGAAGGAGCTGGAGGAGCGCATCCGCACCGCGGGGGGGAAGGTATCCGGTTCTGTATCCGGGAAGACCGCCTATCTTGTAAACAACGAAGTCGCCAGCGCCTCCGCAAAGAACCGGAAGGCACATGAGCTGGGGGTTCCGATTGTGACGGAGGAGGAATTTCTCCGGCTGCTGGAGGGAGAGGAGTGA
- a CDS encoding pseudouridine synthase — MEKRMRINKRLSELGVCSRREADRLLAAGRITVNGSAAVPGQQITEEDTVELDGRVLARERDMPVLLAYYKPRGIVCTSSERDRAKNIIEAIRYPIRVYPIGRLDKESEGLILLTNQGGLVNRINRARHFHEKEYVVTVDKPLQRAALDRLADGVYLPELERTTRPCMIWQDRTLPPAVRARQFHIVLTEGLNRQIRRMCGALGYEVKRLRRIRILQLRLEELRPGEYREITLEELGLSAEDGGENAG, encoded by the coding sequence ATGGAGAAGAGAATGAGAATCAACAAACGGCTTTCGGAGCTGGGTGTCTGCTCCCGCAGGGAGGCGGATCGTCTGCTCGCCGCGGGCAGGATCACAGTCAATGGCAGTGCTGCCGTGCCGGGACAGCAGATCACAGAGGAGGACACTGTCGAGCTGGACGGCAGGGTGCTCGCGAGGGAGAGGGATATGCCGGTGCTTCTGGCATATTACAAGCCGAGAGGGATCGTCTGCACGAGCTCGGAGAGGGACCGTGCGAAAAATATCATAGAGGCGATACGGTATCCGATCCGGGTCTACCCGATCGGGCGGCTGGACAAGGAGTCGGAGGGGCTGATCCTCCTGACGAATCAGGGCGGGCTGGTGAACCGCATCAACCGTGCCCGGCATTTTCATGAGAAGGAATATGTGGTGACGGTGGATAAGCCTCTGCAGCGTGCGGCGCTGGACCGGCTTGCGGACGGCGTATATCTGCCGGAGCTTGAACGGACGACCCGTCCCTGCATGATCTGGCAGGATCGGACGCTGCCGCCCGCAGTCCGCGCGCGCCAGTTCCACATTGTACTGACTGAGGGACTGAACCGCCAGATCCGCAGGATGTGCGGAGCATTGGGCTATGAGGTGAAGCGGCTCCGGCGAATCCGGATTCTTCAGCTTCGCCTGGAGGAGCTTCGTCCGGGAGAATACCGGGAGATCACATTGGAGGAGCTGGGGCTATCGGCGGAGGATGGAGGAGAGAATGCAGGATAG
- a CDS encoding YitT family protein: MKKIVKELVILTLATLLIAAAVFFFLIPSHASISSISGLAIVLSALLPLPVSALTMLMNLLLLLLAFLLLGREFGYKTVYTSILLPLFLGLFERLFPDFRSFTGSDILDAAAYVFLVSIGIAVLFNRNASSGGLDIVAKLMNRFLRVPLGNAMSLSGMAVALSSALVFGSRTVVLSVLGTYLNGIAIDRFILGQNIKKRVCIVSKDFEAVRRFIISELHSGATVYDACGAYRLEHRREIITVVDKAEYQKLMSWIERHDPEAFLTVYNVSDMRYLPKPKF; this comes from the coding sequence ATGAAGAAAATCGTGAAGGAACTCGTGATCCTGACCTTGGCGACACTCCTCATCGCCGCCGCGGTCTTTTTCTTTTTGATTCCCAGCCATGCCAGCATTTCCAGCATTTCCGGGCTCGCCATCGTTCTCTCTGCACTGCTCCCCCTGCCGGTTTCCGCGCTCACCATGCTGATGAATCTGCTGCTCCTGCTGCTCGCTTTCCTGCTGCTCGGCAGGGAATTCGGCTACAAGACCGTCTACACCTCTATCCTGCTGCCGCTCTTCCTCGGGCTTTTCGAGCGGCTCTTCCCGGACTTCCGCTCCTTCACAGGCAGTGATATCCTGGATGCTGCCGCCTATGTTTTCCTCGTTTCCATCGGGATTGCCGTGCTCTTCAACCGGAACGCCTCCTCCGGCGGACTGGACATCGTCGCGAAGCTGATGAACCGTTTCCTGCGCGTCCCGCTCGGGAACGCCATGTCCCTCTCTGGTATGGCGGTGGCGCTCTCCTCGGCGCTGGTCTTCGGCAGCCGCACGGTCGTGCTCTCCGTCCTCGGCACCTATCTGAACGGCATCGCCATCGACCGCTTCATCCTCGGGCAGAATATCAAGAAGCGGGTCTGCATCGTCTCGAAGGACTTCGAGGCGGTTCGCCGCTTCATCATCTCCGAGCTGCACAGCGGCGCAACCGTCTATGACGCCTGCGGCGCCTACCGCCTCGAGCACCGCCGGGAGATCATCACCGTCGTCGATAAGGCGGAATACCAGAAGCTGATGAGCTGGATCGAGCGGCATGACCCGGAGGCCTTCCTCACTGTTTACAATGTCTCGGATATGCGCTATCTTCCGAAGCCGAAATTTTAA
- a CDS encoding VOC family protein yields MNFSFNHFNFNVRDLEKSLRFYREALGLLELSRKETADFIIVFLGDQRTGFRLELTCLKGRQEAYDLGEQEYHLALTADDIELAHRKHAEMGCICFENPEMGIYFLEDPDGYWIEIVPARSGSYMEAHTK; encoded by the coding sequence ATGAATTTTTCGTTCAATCACTTCAATTTCAATGTCAGAGATCTGGAGAAGAGCCTCCGTTTCTATCGGGAAGCGCTGGGACTTCTGGAGCTCAGCCGCAAGGAGACAGCTGACTTCATTATCGTCTTCCTCGGCGATCAGCGCACCGGCTTCCGTCTGGAGCTGACCTGCCTGAAGGGCAGGCAGGAGGCGTATGACCTCGGGGAACAGGAATATCACCTCGCACTGACTGCGGATGATATTGAGCTCGCGCACAGAAAGCACGCGGAGATGGGCTGCATCTGCTTCGAGAATCCGGAGATGGGCATTTATTTCCTCGAGGATCCGGACGGCTACTGGATCGAGATCGTCCCGGCGCGGAGCGGCAGCTATATGGAGGCGCATACGAAATGA
- a CDS encoding MBL fold metallo-hydrolase: protein MIVHSLFHSSFLVETGSASLLFDYWRGTLPPLDPEKPLLVFVSHSHPDHYSREIFRLSHPAGLHYILSDEIPPCREMEGKCCHRMKPHEMLSLPLPRTDCEIRTLRSNDLGVAFLLRLGTEQLYHAGDLNNWWWDGDAEDQALERQYRGELSRIRGTHFRLAFVPLDPRLRSPEKGILDFLDYACTDCLVPMHFSADPSVIERFRAIPAFAELNRRTRFLPLREGVTAEV, encoded by the coding sequence ATGATCGTACATTCCCTCTTTCACAGCAGCTTTCTCGTAGAGACCGGCTCCGCTTCCCTGCTCTTCGACTACTGGCGGGGGACGCTCCCGCCTCTCGATCCGGAGAAGCCGCTGCTGGTCTTCGTGAGCCACAGCCACCCCGACCACTATTCGCGGGAGATCTTCCGGCTCTCCCATCCCGCGGGGCTTCACTACATCCTCTCCGATGAGATCCCGCCCTGCCGCGAGATGGAGGGGAAATGCTGCCACCGCATGAAGCCGCACGAGATGCTCTCGCTCCCGCTGCCCCGCACGGACTGCGAGATCCGTACGCTCCGTTCCAATGATCTGGGCGTCGCCTTCCTGCTCCGGCTCGGCACGGAACAGCTTTACCATGCCGGAGATCTCAACAACTGGTGGTGGGACGGCGATGCGGAGGATCAAGCGCTCGAACGGCAGTACCGCGGGGAGCTCTCCCGGATCCGCGGTACGCACTTCCGGCTCGCCTTCGTCCCGCTCGACCCGCGGCTCCGCTCTCCCGAGAAGGGAATCCTCGATTTCCTCGACTATGCCTGTACCGACTGCCTCGTGCCGATGCACTTCTCCGCGGATCCCTCCGTCATCGAACGCTTCCGGGCAATTCCAGCGTTCGCGGAGCTAAATCGGAGGACACGCTTCCTGCCGCTGCGGGAGGGGGTAACAGCGGAGGTTTGA
- a CDS encoding type IV pilin protein, translated as MVQKMKEKKGFTLAELLVVVAIIGVLVAVSIPIFTSQLEKSRESVDISNMRAAYAVAQVDVLTEGYKDIDRYTASGSTYSGYYDISGNMKATKAGIATYGKSSVTGKQTTSDLPVNGNFDWDGNVSGKLIKVTIKSDATDGKYVTVAWEN; from the coding sequence ATGGTTCAGAAGATGAAAGAGAAAAAGGGCTTCACGCTTGCCGAGCTGCTCGTGGTGGTGGCGATCATCGGCGTACTGGTAGCGGTGAGCATCCCGATTTTTACAAGTCAGCTGGAGAAGAGCAGAGAGTCGGTTGATATTTCCAACATGAGAGCCGCTTATGCTGTTGCTCAGGTTGATGTTTTAACAGAAGGATATAAGGATATAGATCGTTATACTGCTTCGGGTTCTACATATTCTGGTTACTATGATATTTCTGGTAATATGAAAGCCACTAAGGCAGGTATTGCGACCTATGGGAAGTCTTCTGTTACTGGGAAGCAGACAACAAGTGATTTACCGGTAAACGGTAACTTCGATTGGGATGGAAATGTAAGTGGAAAGCTCATAAAAGTCACTATTAAATCTGATGCAACTGACGGAAAGTATGTAACAGTTGCATGGGAAAATTGA
- a CDS encoding RidA family protein, whose protein sequence is MKLISTDKAPAAIGPYSQGYITGGLAFLSGQIPVNPADGTVPEGIEAQTEQSCRNVEALVAAAGSDMAHVVKTTCFLADMADFAAFNAVYERHFLSKPARSCVAVKTLPKGVLCEIESIVEL, encoded by the coding sequence ATGAAGCTTATTTCAACAGACAAGGCACCGGCGGCGATCGGACCCTATTCGCAGGGCTATATCACGGGAGGACTCGCATTCCTCTCCGGACAGATTCCGGTGAATCCGGCGGACGGCACGGTGCCGGAGGGGATCGAGGCGCAGACCGAGCAGAGCTGCCGGAATGTGGAGGCGCTCGTGGCGGCGGCGGGCTCTGATATGGCGCATGTCGTGAAGACCACCTGCTTCCTCGCAGACATGGCGGATTTCGCCGCCTTCAATGCGGTATATGAGAGGCACTTCCTCTCGAAGCCCGCGCGCTCCTGCGTGGCGGTCAAGACGCTCCCGAAGGGCGTGCTCTGCGAGATCGAGAGCATCGTGGAGCTGTAA